A stretch of the Enterobacter mori genome encodes the following:
- a CDS encoding xylose ABC transporter ATP-binding protein, producing the protein MSYLLEMKSITKAFGAVKAVDNVSLRLNPGEVVSLCGENGSGKSTLMKVLCGIYPYGSYEGEIVFAGEVIQATHIRDTERKGIAIIHQELALVKHLTVLENIFLGAEISRHGVLDYDTMTLRCEKLLAQVSLSISPDTRVGDLGLGQQQLVEIAKALNKQVRLLILDEPTASLTEQETAVLLNIIRDLQNHGIACIYISHKLNEVKAISDTICVIRDGQHIGTREAEGMSEDDIITMMVGRELTALYPNEPHAVGDEILRVENLTAWHPVNRHIKRVNNVSFSLHRGEILGIAGLVGAGRTEAVQCLFGVWPGRWEGRVYIDGQPVKIDNCQQAIAHGIAMVPEDRKKDGIVPVMAVGKNITLAALNQFSGALTSLDDAAEQQCILQSLARLKVKTSSPELAIGRLSGGNQQKAILARCLLLNPRILILDEPTRGIDIGAKYEIYKLINQLVQQGIAVIVISSELPEVLGLSDRVLVMHEGKLKANLINQNLTQEQVMEAALRSERHVEKQSV; encoded by the coding sequence ATGTCTTATTTACTAGAAATGAAGAGCATCACCAAAGCCTTTGGCGCGGTGAAAGCGGTCGATAACGTAAGCCTGCGGCTAAACCCTGGCGAAGTGGTCTCGCTATGCGGTGAAAACGGTTCAGGCAAGTCGACGCTAATGAAAGTGCTGTGCGGGATCTATCCATATGGCAGTTATGAGGGTGAAATCGTCTTTGCCGGTGAGGTCATTCAGGCCACACACATTCGCGATACGGAACGTAAAGGTATCGCCATTATTCATCAGGAACTGGCCCTGGTGAAGCACCTCACCGTGCTGGAAAATATCTTCCTGGGTGCCGAAATCTCACGTCACGGTGTGCTGGATTACGACACCATGACGCTGCGCTGTGAAAAGCTGCTGGCGCAGGTGAGCCTCAGCATTTCACCGGATACCCGCGTGGGGGATCTTGGTCTGGGACAGCAGCAGTTGGTCGAAATCGCCAAGGCCCTGAACAAGCAGGTAAGACTGCTGATCCTCGATGAGCCAACGGCCTCGCTCACCGAACAGGAAACCGCTGTTCTGCTCAATATCATCCGCGATCTGCAAAACCACGGTATCGCCTGCATTTATATTTCGCACAAACTTAATGAGGTGAAAGCCATTTCGGACACCATCTGCGTGATCCGCGACGGGCAACACATCGGCACGCGTGAAGCGGAGGGCATGAGTGAAGATGACATCATTACCATGATGGTAGGGCGCGAACTCACTGCGCTCTATCCGAACGAACCCCACGCCGTGGGAGATGAAATCCTGCGCGTGGAAAATCTTACCGCCTGGCATCCTGTGAATCGCCACATCAAGCGAGTTAACAACGTCTCCTTTTCCCTTCACCGCGGTGAAATTCTCGGCATTGCTGGCCTGGTAGGTGCCGGGCGTACCGAAGCCGTTCAGTGTCTGTTTGGCGTGTGGCCTGGACGCTGGGAAGGTCGCGTTTATATCGATGGTCAGCCGGTGAAAATCGACAACTGCCAGCAGGCGATTGCCCATGGCATTGCCATGGTGCCAGAAGATCGCAAAAAAGACGGTATCGTGCCTGTGATGGCGGTCGGAAAAAATATCACCCTCGCGGCGCTTAACCAGTTCTCCGGCGCTCTAACGAGCCTGGACGACGCTGCCGAGCAGCAGTGCATTCTTCAGTCACTCGCCAGGCTCAAGGTGAAAACCTCCTCCCCGGAACTGGCCATTGGACGCCTCAGCGGGGGGAACCAGCAAAAGGCGATTCTGGCGCGCTGCCTGCTACTTAACCCTCGAATTTTAATTCTGGATGAACCGACCCGCGGGATTGATATCGGCGCGAAGTATGAAATCTACAAGCTGATTAATCAGCTTGTGCAGCAAGGTATTGCCGTCATTGTCATCTCGTCTGAATTACCTGAAGTGCTCGGCCTGAGCGACCGCGTGTTGGTTATGCACGAGGGAAAACTGAAAGCCAATCTGATTAACCAGAACCTGACGCAGGAGCAGGTGATGGAAGCCGCCCTAAGGAGCGAACGTCATGTCGAAAAGCAATCCGTCTGA
- the xylH gene encoding xylose ABC transporter permease XylH encodes MSKSNPSDIKVAVPTPGAFAGLKALNLQVFVMIAAIIAIMLFFTWMTDGSYLSARNISNLLRQTAITGILAVGMVFVIISAEIDLSVGSMMGLLGGVAAIFDVWLGWPLPLTIVVTLALGLVLGAWNGWWVAYRKVPSFIVTLAGMLAFRGILIGITNGTTVSPTSASMSQIGQSYLSDGIGFTIGVVGMMAFIAWQWRGRMRRQALGLASPASTSVVGRQALTAVIVLGAIWLLNDYRGVPTPVLLLALLLLGGMFMATRTAFGRRIYAIGGNLEAARLSGINVERTKLAVFAINGLMVAIAGLILSSRLGAGSPSAGNIAELDAIAACVIGGTSLAGGVGSVAGAVMGAFIMASLDNGMSMMDVPTFWQYIVKGAILLLAVWMDSATKRRA; translated from the coding sequence ATGTCGAAAAGCAATCCGTCTGATATCAAAGTCGCTGTGCCGACACCCGGCGCGTTCGCGGGGCTGAAAGCGCTAAACCTGCAGGTCTTCGTGATGATCGCGGCGATTATCGCCATCATGCTGTTCTTTACCTGGATGACCGATGGCTCATATTTGAGTGCCCGTAATATCTCTAACCTGCTGCGCCAGACTGCCATCACCGGCATTCTGGCCGTAGGGATGGTGTTTGTCATTATCTCAGCGGAGATTGACCTGTCGGTCGGGTCGATGATGGGCCTGCTCGGCGGCGTGGCAGCGATATTTGATGTCTGGCTCGGCTGGCCGCTGCCGCTAACCATTGTCGTGACGCTGGCGCTGGGTCTGGTACTGGGGGCGTGGAACGGGTGGTGGGTTGCCTACCGTAAGGTGCCATCATTTATCGTCACCCTGGCGGGGATGCTCGCCTTCCGAGGGATTTTGATTGGCATCACCAACGGCACGACCGTCTCTCCCACCAGCGCGTCTATGTCGCAGATTGGGCAGAGCTACCTCTCTGATGGCATCGGTTTTACGATCGGCGTGGTGGGTATGATGGCCTTCATCGCATGGCAGTGGCGTGGCCGTATGCGCCGTCAGGCGCTGGGGCTGGCTTCTCCGGCATCGACCTCCGTGGTCGGTCGTCAGGCGCTCACCGCCGTGATTGTGCTGGGTGCCATCTGGTTGCTGAACGATTACCGCGGTGTCCCGACGCCCGTTCTGCTGCTGGCGCTCTTGCTGCTGGGCGGCATGTTTATGGCCACGCGCACCGCCTTTGGTCGTCGTATTTATGCCATTGGCGGTAATCTCGAGGCGGCACGTCTGTCAGGTATCAACGTCGAACGCACCAAACTCGCCGTCTTTGCCATCAACGGCCTGATGGTGGCGATTGCAGGGCTGATCCTCAGCTCACGTCTGGGAGCCGGTTCACCGTCGGCAGGAAATATTGCCGAGTTGGATGCCATCGCAGCGTGTGTCATCGGCGGAACCAGTCTCGCAGGCGGTGTCGGCAGCGTGGCAGGCGCGGTGATGGGCGCATTTATTATGGCTTCGCTGGATAACGGGATGAGTATGATGGACGTCCCAACGTTTTGGCAGTATATCGTCAAGGGAGCGATTCTTTTGCTGGCAGTCTGGATGGACTCTGCAACCAAGCGACGTGCCTGA
- the xylR gene encoding D-xylose utilization transcriptional activator XylR (D-xylose enhances binding of XylR to the xyl promoter and activates transcription.), with the protein MFEKRHRITLLFNANKAYDRQVVEGVGEYLQASQSEWDIFIEEDFRTRLENIKDWLGDGVIADYDDPVIEQLLTDVDVPIVGVGGSYHSPDHYPPVHYIATDNHALVEAAFLHLKEKGVHRFAFYGLPTSSGKRWAVEREHAFCQLVAKEKYRGVVYQGLETAPENWQHAQNRLADWLQTLPPQTGIIAVTDARARHVLQVCEHLHIPVPEKLCVIGIDNEELTRYLSRVALSSVAQGTRQMGYQAAKLLHRLLDNEALPLQRLLVPPVRVVERRSTDYRSLSDPAVIQAMHYIRNHACKGIKVDQVLDSVGISRSNLEKRFKEEVGETIHAVIHAEKLEKARSLLISTSLSINEISQMCGYPSLQYFYSVFRKEYDTTPKEYRERYSEVLI; encoded by the coding sequence ATGTTTGAAAAGCGTCACCGCATTACGTTGTTATTCAATGCCAACAAAGCCTACGACCGTCAGGTGGTTGAAGGGGTTGGTGAATATTTGCAGGCGTCGCAATCCGAGTGGGATATTTTCATTGAAGAAGATTTCCGCACCCGTCTGGAGAACATCAAAGACTGGCTGGGCGATGGTGTTATCGCTGACTATGACGATCCCGTCATTGAGCAATTGCTAACAGACGTCGACGTGCCCATTGTGGGTGTCGGCGGCTCGTATCATTCGCCCGATCACTATCCACCGGTCCACTACATCGCAACCGATAACCATGCGCTGGTCGAGGCCGCCTTTCTCCATTTAAAAGAGAAAGGCGTGCATCGCTTTGCCTTTTACGGGTTGCCCACTTCGAGCGGCAAACGGTGGGCGGTAGAGCGCGAGCATGCATTCTGCCAGCTGGTCGCAAAGGAGAAATATCGTGGCGTGGTGTATCAGGGGCTGGAAACTGCGCCGGAAAACTGGCAGCACGCGCAAAACCGCCTGGCGGACTGGCTGCAAACGCTGCCGCCCCAGACCGGGATTATTGCGGTAACAGATGCTCGTGCGCGCCACGTTTTGCAGGTCTGTGAACATTTGCATATTCCGGTGCCTGAAAAGCTGTGCGTCATTGGCATCGATAACGAAGAGTTAACCCGCTATTTGTCTCGCGTGGCGCTCTCTTCGGTCGCGCAGGGAACACGTCAAATGGGGTATCAGGCCGCGAAGCTCCTGCACCGCCTGCTGGACAACGAAGCCTTGCCGCTTCAGCGCCTGCTGGTTCCGCCTGTGCGTGTCGTCGAACGCCGCTCAACCGATTATCGTTCCTTAAGCGACCCGGCCGTCATTCAGGCCATGCACTACATTCGCAACCACGCCTGCAAAGGTATCAAGGTCGATCAGGTGCTGGATTCGGTCGGCATTTCTCGCTCAAACCTGGAAAAACGCTTTAAAGAGGAAGTGGGTGAAACCATTCACGCGGTTATTCATGCGGAAAAACTGGAGAAAGCGCGCAGCCTGCTGATCTCTACGTCGCTTTCCATCAATGAAATTTCACAAATGTGCGGCTACCCGTCGCTGCAGTATTTTTATTCGGTGTTCAGAAAGGAGTATGACACTACGCCGAAAGAGTACCGGGAACGCTATAGCGAAGTGCTGATATAA
- a CDS encoding protein bax — MISTPIRRYGAAILMLLTTAFSGEVLAKTHTDTTSKKAHVIKTTSSKVSSKQEYSRNSAKSSSLPDLRKYPSGTPRKKAFLRTVMPYITSQNAAITADRNWLISKQYDSRWSPSERTRLKEISKRYKVKWNGNTRRVPWNSLLERVDIIPGSMVATMAAAESGWGTSKLARNNNNLFGMKCVKGRCNNAPGKVKGYSQFESVKDSVNAYVVNLNTHPAYSSFRKSRAQLRKADQEVTASTMIHKLKGYSTQGQRYNNYLFAMYQDNQRLIAAHM, encoded by the coding sequence ATGATATCGACTCCCATTCGACGATATGGGGCCGCGATACTCATGTTACTCACCACGGCATTTTCGGGTGAGGTGCTTGCGAAGACGCACACGGATACAACGAGTAAGAAAGCCCACGTAATAAAGACGACAAGTAGTAAGGTTAGCAGTAAACAAGAGTATTCTCGCAATAGTGCAAAGAGTAGTTCACTTCCTGATTTGCGAAAATACCCTTCCGGAACACCAAGGAAAAAAGCGTTTCTCCGGACGGTAATGCCTTACATCACGAGTCAAAATGCCGCAATTACTGCGGATCGTAACTGGCTGATCTCAAAACAGTACGATAGCCGCTGGTCGCCGTCTGAGCGTACGCGCCTGAAAGAGATTTCAAAACGCTACAAGGTGAAATGGAATGGCAACACGCGTCGTGTGCCGTGGAATTCACTTCTGGAACGTGTAGACATTATTCCGGGCAGTATGGTGGCAACGATGGCCGCTGCTGAAAGCGGTTGGGGTACCTCGAAGCTGGCACGTAATAACAACAATCTTTTCGGCATGAAATGTGTGAAAGGGCGTTGTAACAATGCACCCGGTAAAGTGAAAGGCTACTCGCAGTTTGAATCGGTTAAAGATTCCGTGAATGCCTATGTCGTGAATCTGAACACGCATCCGGCCTACTCTTCGTTCCGTAAGTCTCGCGCCCAGCTGCGTAAAGCGGATCAGGAAGTGACGGCGAGTACGATGATCCACAAGCTGAAAGGTTATTCCACCCAGGGGCAGCGCTATAACAACTATCTGTTTGCGATGTACCAGGACAACCAGCGCTTAATTGCCGCACATATGTAA
- a CDS encoding alpha-amylase produces the protein MKRTALALLMLPALAHADWSSPEFSAFRAEGTGVFTSQAKLAKGTRPLTVSFDNTCWQPTGSIKLNEMLSLKHCEGTPPQWRLFRDGDYQMRVDTRSGTPTLMLTIQSTAEKPVANVVRQCPTWDGKPLTLEVSSTFPEGAVVRDFYSKQTATVQNGKITLQPAANSNGLLLLERAETDQPAPFSWQNATVYFVLTDRFVNGDPSNDNSYGRHKDGMQEIGTFHGGDLKGLTGKLDYLQQLGVNALWVSSPLEQIHGWVGGGTKGDFPHYAYHGYYTQDWTKLDANMGTEDDLRQLVDEAHKRGIRILFDIVMNHVGYATLADMQEYQFGALYLQGDELKKTLGERWTNWKPGAGQSWHSFNDYINFSDKAAWEKWWGKKWIRTDIGDYDNPGFDDLTMSLAFLPDLKTESRPPSGLPNFYQHKPDTGAKAMTNFTPRDYLTHWLSQWVRDYGIDGFRVDTAKHVELDAWQQLKDQAGQALAAWKAANPDKKLDNGPFWMTGEAWGHGVMQSDYYRHGFDAMINFDYQEQAAKAVDCLADIDMTWQQMAEKLQSFNVLSYLSSHDTRLFREGGQRAAELLLLAPGSVQIYYGDESERPFGPTGSDPLQGTRSDMNWQDVTGKQALTVAHWQTLGQFRARHPAIGEGKQTTLSLKEGYGFMREHKGDKVMVVWAGN, from the coding sequence ATGAAACGCACCGCATTGGCTCTCCTGATGTTACCCGCACTGGCGCATGCAGACTGGTCATCGCCGGAATTTAGCGCATTTCGCGCGGAAGGAACCGGAGTCTTCACCAGCCAGGCAAAGCTCGCGAAGGGTACCCGTCCTTTAACAGTGAGTTTTGACAACACGTGCTGGCAGCCAACGGGCTCCATAAAACTCAACGAGATGCTGTCGCTCAAACACTGCGAGGGCACACCGCCCCAGTGGCGGCTTTTCCGTGACGGTGATTATCAGATGCGTGTCGATACCCGCTCAGGGACGCCAACCCTGATGCTGACCATTCAGAGTACAGCGGAGAAACCTGTCGCGAACGTCGTCCGTCAGTGTCCAACATGGGATGGCAAACCTTTGACGCTGGAGGTAAGCAGTACCTTCCCGGAAGGCGCAGTGGTACGTGATTTCTACAGCAAACAGACGGCGACGGTGCAGAACGGCAAAATCACCCTACAGCCTGCCGCTAACAGCAACGGCCTGCTGTTGCTTGAGCGTGCCGAAACCGACCAGCCCGCGCCCTTCAGCTGGCAAAACGCCACCGTCTATTTCGTGCTGACCGACCGCTTTGTAAATGGCGACCCGAGTAACGACAACAGCTATGGCCGTCATAAAGACGGTATGCAGGAGATCGGCACCTTCCACGGTGGCGATCTCAAGGGGCTTACCGGCAAGCTTGATTATTTACAGCAACTGGGCGTCAACGCGCTGTGGGTAAGCTCCCCGCTGGAGCAAATCCACGGCTGGGTGGGCGGCGGAACCAAAGGCGATTTCCCTCACTACGCCTATCACGGTTACTACACGCAGGACTGGACGAAGCTCGATGCCAACATGGGCACCGAAGATGACCTGCGCCAGCTTGTTGACGAAGCGCACAAGCGCGGTATTCGTATTCTGTTTGATATCGTCATGAACCACGTCGGCTACGCGACCCTTGCGGACATGCAGGAGTACCAGTTTGGCGCGCTGTATCTGCAGGGTGATGAGTTGAAAAAAACGCTGGGTGAACGCTGGACGAACTGGAAGCCCGGCGCAGGCCAAAGCTGGCACAGCTTTAACGACTACATCAACTTCAGTGACAAAGCCGCATGGGAAAAATGGTGGGGCAAGAAATGGATCCGCACCGATATTGGTGATTACGACAACCCAGGCTTCGACGATTTAACCATGTCGCTGGCCTTCCTGCCGGATCTGAAAACGGAATCGAGGCCCCCGTCAGGCTTGCCGAACTTTTATCAACACAAGCCCGACACCGGCGCGAAAGCGATGACGAATTTCACGCCCCGGGATTACCTGACCCACTGGCTCAGCCAGTGGGTTCGTGACTACGGTATCGACGGCTTCCGGGTTGATACCGCAAAGCACGTTGAACTCGACGCGTGGCAGCAGCTGAAAGATCAGGCAGGCCAGGCACTGGCAGCGTGGAAAGCGGCTAACCCAGACAAAAAACTCGACAATGGGCCCTTCTGGATGACCGGTGAAGCCTGGGGCCACGGCGTGATGCAGAGCGATTATTACCGCCACGGTTTTGACGCGATGATCAACTTTGACTACCAGGAGCAGGCGGCGAAAGCGGTGGACTGTCTGGCTGATATCGATATGACGTGGCAGCAGATGGCGGAGAAACTGCAAAGCTTCAATGTGCTGAGCTATCTATCTTCACACGATACGCGACTGTTCCGCGAAGGAGGCCAGCGCGCGGCCGAGCTGCTCCTGCTGGCACCGGGCAGCGTGCAGATTTACTACGGCGATGAATCTGAACGTCCGTTCGGCCCGACAGGCTCCGACCCGCTTCAGGGCACCCGCTCGGACATGAACTGGCAGGATGTGACGGGCAAACAGGCCTTAACCGTCGCTCACTGGCAAACTCTGGGTCAGTTCCGCGCCCGTCACCCGGCGATTGGTGAAGGCAAGCAAACCACGCTGTCACTGAAGGAAGGCTACGGCTTTATGCGCGAGCACAAGGGCGATAAGGTGATGGTGGTGTGGGCAGGTAATTAA
- the avtA gene encoding valine--pyruvate transaminase, with amino-acid sequence MTFSLFGDKFTRHSGITRLMEDLNDGLRTPGAIMLGGGNPAQIPEMNTYFQTLLAQMLESGKATDALCNYDGPQGKTELLKLLADMLREELGWDIEPQNIALTNGSQSAFFYLFNLFAGRRADGTTKKVLFPLAPEYIGYADSGLEEDLFVSARPNIELLPEGQFKYHVDFEHLHIGEETGMICVSRPTNPTGNVITDDELMKLDALANQHGIPLVIDNAYGVPFPGIIFSEARPLWNPNIVLCMSLSKLGLPGSRCGIIIANEKIITAITNMNGIISLSPGGIGPAMMCEMIKRNDLLRLSNEVIKPFYYQRVQETIAILRRYLPEERCLIHKPEGAIFLWLWFKDLPITTELLYQRLKKRGVLMVPGDYFFPGLDKPWPHTHQCMRMNYVPDPEKIEAGVKILAEEIENAWRENGQ; translated from the coding sequence ATGACGTTTTCACTTTTCGGCGACAAATTTACCCGCCATTCAGGCATTACCCGCCTGATGGAGGACCTCAACGACGGGCTGCGCACACCGGGCGCCATCATGCTCGGCGGCGGAAACCCGGCTCAAATTCCGGAGATGAATACCTATTTCCAGACGCTGCTCGCTCAGATGCTGGAAAGCGGCAAAGCAACCGATGCACTTTGCAACTATGACGGCCCTCAGGGTAAAACCGAGCTGCTGAAACTCCTCGCCGATATGCTGCGTGAAGAGCTGGGTTGGGATATTGAGCCACAGAATATTGCACTGACAAACGGCAGCCAGAGCGCGTTTTTCTACTTGTTTAACCTGTTCGCAGGACGTCGCGCCGACGGCACGACCAAAAAAGTGCTGTTCCCGCTGGCACCGGAGTACATCGGCTATGCCGATTCCGGCCTCGAAGAAGACCTGTTTGTCTCCGCGCGCCCGAACATCGAACTGCTGCCGGAAGGCCAGTTCAAATATCACGTCGATTTTGAACACCTGCATATTGGTGAAGAGACGGGCATGATCTGCGTATCCCGTCCTACCAACCCAACGGGCAACGTGATTACCGATGACGAGCTAATGAAACTGGACGCGCTGGCCAATCAGCACGGCATTCCGTTGGTGATCGATAACGCCTACGGCGTGCCGTTCCCGGGGATTATCTTCAGTGAAGCTCGCCCGCTGTGGAACCCGAACATTGTTCTGTGCATGAGCCTGTCTAAACTGGGCCTGCCGGGCAGCCGCTGCGGCATCATCATTGCCAATGAAAAAATCATCACCGCCATTACCAACATGAACGGCATTATTAGCCTTTCACCCGGCGGCATCGGCCCGGCGATGATGTGCGAAATGATAAAGCGCAACGACCTGCTGCGCCTGTCGAATGAAGTGATTAAGCCGTTCTATTACCAGCGCGTTCAGGAGACGATTGCGATACTTCGTCGCTATTTACCGGAAGAACGCTGCCTGATCCACAAACCAGAAGGGGCGATTTTCCTCTGGCTGTGGTTTAAGGATCTGCCGATTACGACGGAACTTCTCTACCAGCGCCTGAAAAAGCGTGGTGTGCTGATGGTGCCTGGCGATTACTTCTTCCCGGGGCTGGATAAACCGTGGCCGCACACGCACCAGTGCATGCGCATGAACTATGTGCCTGATCCAGAAAAAATCGAAGCGGGTGTGAAAATTCTCGCGGAAGAGATTGAGAACGCCTGGCGCGAAAACGGTCAGTAA
- a CDS encoding 4Fe-4S dicluster domain-containing protein yields MNRFIMADSEKCIGCRTCEVACAVSHQEFVTANDFMPRIRVVKGDSYTTAVGCHQCEDAPCANVCPTGAIQRSAGAWLVEQARCIGCKSCMMACPFGAMQVQRVGDRAQALKCDLCTHREGGPACVEACPTHALSCVDPARLRAERLHHLA; encoded by the coding sequence ATGAACCGATTTATCATGGCGGATTCGGAAAAATGCATTGGTTGCCGCACCTGCGAAGTGGCCTGCGCGGTTTCGCATCAGGAATTCGTCACCGCAAATGATTTCATGCCCCGCATTCGGGTGGTGAAAGGGGATTCTTATACCACCGCGGTCGGGTGTCATCAGTGCGAGGATGCACCCTGTGCAAATGTGTGCCCAACCGGTGCAATCCAACGTTCAGCCGGAGCCTGGCTCGTTGAGCAGGCGCGATGCATCGGGTGCAAAAGCTGTATGATGGCGTGTCCGTTTGGGGCGATGCAGGTACAGCGGGTGGGGGATCGTGCGCAGGCGCTGAAATGTGATTTATGCACGCATCGCGAGGGCGGACCTGCCTGCGTTGAGGCTTGCCCGACCCACGCGTTAAGCTGTGTCGATCCCGCCAGATTACGCGCCGAACGGCTGCATCATCTGGCGTAA
- the yiaJ gene encoding IclR family transcriptional regulator YiaJ, with protein MSTKESEMTQEKERPAGSQSLFRGLMLIEILSNYPNGCPLAHLSELAGLNKSTVHRLLQGLQSCGYVTPAPAAGSYRLTTKFIAVGQKALSSLNIIHVAAPHLETLNIATGETVNFSSREDDHAILIYKLEPTTGMLRTRAYIGQHMPLYCSAMGKIYMAFGHQDYVASYWESHQEQIQPLTRNTITELSAMYDELAEIRDRSMAMDKEENELGVSCIAVPVFDIHGRVPYAISISLSTSRMKQVGEKNLLKPLRETAEAISKELGFNVREA; from the coding sequence ATGAGCACGAAAGAGAGCGAAATGACGCAAGAAAAAGAGAGGCCAGCAGGCAGCCAGAGCTTGTTTCGCGGCCTGATGCTGATTGAGATCCTCAGCAACTATCCGAACGGGTGTCCGCTTGCGCACTTATCTGAACTCGCGGGGCTGAATAAGAGCACCGTGCACCGCTTGCTGCAGGGGCTACAGTCGTGCGGTTACGTAACCCCGGCACCTGCAGCGGGCAGCTATCGCCTGACCACCAAATTTATCGCCGTCGGGCAAAAGGCCCTGTCGTCGCTGAATATTATTCACGTGGCCGCTCCGCACCTTGAGACGCTGAATATTGCCACCGGCGAAACGGTGAACTTCTCCAGCCGGGAAGACGACCACGCGATCCTGATTTATAAGCTCGAACCGACAACCGGTATGCTGCGCACGCGTGCCTATATCGGCCAGCATATGCCGCTCTACTGCTCCGCAATGGGCAAAATCTACATGGCGTTTGGTCATCAGGATTACGTGGCGAGCTACTGGGAAAGCCATCAGGAACAGATCCAACCTTTGACCCGCAACACCATTACCGAGCTGAGTGCGATGTATGATGAGCTGGCGGAAATTCGCGATCGCAGCATGGCGATGGATAAAGAAGAGAACGAGCTGGGGGTTTCCTGCATTGCCGTGCCGGTCTTTGATATCCACGGGCGCGTGCCGTATGCGATCTCCATTTCGCTGTCGACGTCGCGCATGAAGCAGGTGGGTGAGAAGAACCTGCTCAAGCCGCTGCGCGAAACGGCAGAGGCTATCTCAAAAGAGCTGGGTTTTAACGTGCGCGAGGCGTAA
- the yiaK gene encoding 3-dehydro-L-gulonate 2-dehydrogenase produces the protein MKVTFEELKAAFNRVLLDRGVNAETADACAEMFARTTESGVYSHGVNRFPRFIQQLDAGDIIPDAQPKRVTTLGAIEQWDAQRSIGNLTAKKMMDRATELASDHGIGLVALRNANHWMRGGSYGWQAAEKGYIGICWTNSIAVMPAWGSKECCIGTNPLIVAIPSNPITMVDMSMSMFSYGMLEVNRLAGRELPVDGGFDDEGNLTREPGVIEKNRRILPMGYWKGSGLSVVLDMIATLLSNGSSVAEVTQDNSDEYGVSQIFIAIEVDRLIDGPTRDAKLQRIMDFITTAQRSDENVAVRLPGHEFTRLLEENRRDGITIDDSVWAKIQSL, from the coding sequence ATGAAAGTGACCTTTGAAGAGTTAAAAGCGGCGTTCAATCGGGTTCTGCTCGATCGCGGCGTGAACGCGGAAACCGCAGACGCCTGCGCCGAGATGTTTGCCCGCACCACGGAATCCGGCGTTTATTCGCACGGCGTTAACCGTTTTCCGCGTTTCATTCAGCAACTTGATGCAGGCGATATCATTCCCGACGCTCAGCCAAAACGGGTGACAACACTGGGTGCCATCGAACAGTGGGATGCTCAGCGCTCCATCGGCAACCTGACGGCGAAAAAGATGATGGATCGCGCCACCGAGTTGGCGTCCGACCACGGTATTGGTCTGGTGGCATTGCGTAACGCGAACCACTGGATGCGCGGCGGCAGCTACGGCTGGCAGGCGGCGGAGAAGGGCTATATCGGCATTTGCTGGACTAACTCTATTGCCGTCATGCCCGCATGGGGATCAAAAGAATGCTGCATCGGCACCAACCCGCTGATCGTGGCTATACCCTCTAACCCGATCACCATGGTCGATATGTCGATGTCGATGTTCTCCTACGGCATGCTGGAGGTGAATCGCCTGGCCGGTCGCGAGCTGCCGGTCGATGGCGGCTTTGACGATGAGGGTAATCTCACCAGAGAACCCGGCGTGATTGAGAAAAACCGCCGTATTCTGCCGATGGGCTACTGGAAAGGGTCTGGCTTATCTGTCGTGCTCGATATGATCGCCACCCTGCTCTCCAACGGATCCTCCGTCGCGGAGGTGACTCAGGACAACAGCGACGAGTATGGCGTGTCGCAGATCTTCATCGCTATCGAAGTGGATCGTCTGATCGACGGCCCAACCCGCGATGCCAAGCTGCAGCGCATTATGGACTTCATCACCACCGCGCAGCGGTCAGATGAAAACGTTGCCGTCCGCCTTCCGGGCCATGAATTCACGCGCCTGCTGGAAGAGAACCGCCGCGACGGCATCACCATCGACGACAGCGTGTGGGCGAAAATCCAGTCTCTGTAA